A single region of the Chelonia mydas isolate rCheMyd1 chromosome 4, rCheMyd1.pri.v2, whole genome shotgun sequence genome encodes:
- the STBD1 gene encoding starch-binding domain-containing protein 1 isoform X1: MAQGDSPLPQQPSPRLEAASPAQPAGEPLVGLWPALLVGLVAALLAWLWYGRGGEEPPAAPERRGSSSAAACPEPPAGAERCGAAPQATEPLLENHECILLETTASVLSSPPEPGNYLATESLATTPREDVPSLSDDGVPGESPEMESLVEEPATPLMNYREYLSNETLGSPTAESELLKGQESEAQCGDTLAEASPSSDVHEDKSEEQSGQTLEYQDLVDHEEWEVVPEHSAWGDASKNSSADDSDTNLGQGNKELEQVDFLEADSKAKRVAAVPPMPQNIHVNFRVHYITHTDAQLIAVTGDHECLGQWHNYVPLKCDKDGFWSDAVILPADSKIEWKFILVENGKVTRWEECNNRILMTEHEDRMAHQWWGYH, from the exons ATGGCGCAAGGCGACTCCCCGCTGCCCCAGCAGCCTTCCCCGCGGCTGGAGGCGGCCTCCCCGGCGCAGCCGGCGGGCGAGCCGCTGGTGGGGCTGTGGCCGGCGCTGCTGGTGGGGCTGGTGGCCGCGCTCCTCGCCTGGCTCTGGTACggccggggcggggaggagccgcCCGCGGCCCCCGAGCGGCGGGGCAGCAGCAGCGCGGCCGCCTGCCCGGAGCCGCCCGCGGGCGCCGAGCGCTGCGGAGCTGCGCCACAAGCAACAG AGCCTCTCCTGGAAAACCATGAGTGTATCCTGTTGGAAACCACTGCCAGTGTCCTGTCCagccctccagagcctggcaACTACCTGGCAACAGAGAGTCTGGCAACTACCCCAAGAGAAGATGTCCCATCTCTAAGTGATGATGGTGTTCCTGGAGAATCTCCTGAAATGGAGTCACTGGTCGAAGAACCTGCCACCCCGCTAATGAATTACCGTGAATACTTAAGCAATGAAACCCTTGGTTCCCCTACAGCAGAATCAGAACTATTAAAGGGACAGGAGAGTGAGGCACAGTGTGGGGACACTTTGGCAGAAGCATCTCCTTCTAGTGATGTGCATGAGGACAAAAGTGAAGAACAGTCAGGTCAGACGCTTGAGTATCAGGACTTGGTTGATCATGAGGAATGGGAAGTTGTTCCTGAACACTCAGCCTGGGGAGATGCTAGTAAAAACAGTAGTGCAGATGACTCCGACACCAATTTGGGCCAAGGCAACAAGGAATTGGAACAAGTAGACTTCCTTGAGGCTGATTCAAAAGCAAAGAGGGTTGCAGCTGTGCCCCCAATGCCTCAGAATATCCATGTGAACTTCCGTGTGCACTACATCACTCACACTGATGCTCAGCTGATTGCTGTCACTGGTGACCATGAGTGTCTTGGTCAGTGGCATAACTATGTACCACTCAAGTGTGACAAGGATGGTTTCTGGTCTGATGCTGTTATCTTACCAGCAGATTCCAAAATAGAGTGGAAGTTCATATTGGTGGAGAATGGAAAGGTCACACGCTGGGAAGAATGTAACAACAGAATCTTAATGACGGAACATGAAGATAGAATGGCCCATCAGTGGTGGGGATATCATTGA
- the STBD1 gene encoding starch-binding domain-containing protein 1 isoform X2 has protein sequence MAQGDSPLPQQPSPRLEAASPAQPAGEPLVGLWPALLVGLVAALLAWLWYGRGGEEPPAGAERCGAAPQATEPLLENHECILLETTASVLSSPPEPGNYLATESLATTPREDVPSLSDDGVPGESPEMESLVEEPATPLMNYREYLSNETLGSPTAESELLKGQESEAQCGDTLAEASPSSDVHEDKSEEQSGQTLEYQDLVDHEEWEVVPEHSAWGDASKNSSADDSDTNLGQGNKELEQVDFLEADSKAKRVAAVPPMPQNIHVNFRVHYITHTDAQLIAVTGDHECLGQWHNYVPLKCDKDGFWSDAVILPADSKIEWKFILVENGKVTRWEECNNRILMTEHEDRMAHQWWGYH, from the exons ATGGCGCAAGGCGACTCCCCGCTGCCCCAGCAGCCTTCCCCGCGGCTGGAGGCGGCCTCCCCGGCGCAGCCGGCGGGCGAGCCGCTGGTGGGGCTGTGGCCGGCGCTGCTGGTGGGGCTGGTGGCCGCGCTCCTCGCCTGGCTCTGGTACggccggggcgggga GGAGCCGCCCGCGGGCGCCGAGCGCTGCGGAGCTGCGCCACAAGCAACAG AGCCTCTCCTGGAAAACCATGAGTGTATCCTGTTGGAAACCACTGCCAGTGTCCTGTCCagccctccagagcctggcaACTACCTGGCAACAGAGAGTCTGGCAACTACCCCAAGAGAAGATGTCCCATCTCTAAGTGATGATGGTGTTCCTGGAGAATCTCCTGAAATGGAGTCACTGGTCGAAGAACCTGCCACCCCGCTAATGAATTACCGTGAATACTTAAGCAATGAAACCCTTGGTTCCCCTACAGCAGAATCAGAACTATTAAAGGGACAGGAGAGTGAGGCACAGTGTGGGGACACTTTGGCAGAAGCATCTCCTTCTAGTGATGTGCATGAGGACAAAAGTGAAGAACAGTCAGGTCAGACGCTTGAGTATCAGGACTTGGTTGATCATGAGGAATGGGAAGTTGTTCCTGAACACTCAGCCTGGGGAGATGCTAGTAAAAACAGTAGTGCAGATGACTCCGACACCAATTTGGGCCAAGGCAACAAGGAATTGGAACAAGTAGACTTCCTTGAGGCTGATTCAAAAGCAAAGAGGGTTGCAGCTGTGCCCCCAATGCCTCAGAATATCCATGTGAACTTCCGTGTGCACTACATCACTCACACTGATGCTCAGCTGATTGCTGTCACTGGTGACCATGAGTGTCTTGGTCAGTGGCATAACTATGTACCACTCAAGTGTGACAAGGATGGTTTCTGGTCTGATGCTGTTATCTTACCAGCAGATTCCAAAATAGAGTGGAAGTTCATATTGGTGGAGAATGGAAAGGTCACACGCTGGGAAGAATGTAACAACAGAATCTTAATGACGGAACATGAAGATAGAATGGCCCATCAGTGGTGGGGATATCATTGA